A stretch of DNA from Thalassospiraceae bacterium LMO-SO8:
CACAGCCCTTCAAGGTGCTGGAACAGGGGCACCTTGCTTTCCTGGATGACCCGCTCGATCAGGGACTTGCCGCCGCGCGGCACGATGACGTCGATGTAGTCGGTCATCCGCAGCATCTCGCCGACGGCGGCGCGGTCGCGGGTCGGCACGGTCTGGATCGCGTCTTCGGGCAGGTTTGCCGCCTTCAGGCCTTCGCGCAGGCTGTCCAGGATCGCCGCCGAGGAATGAAAGCTTTCCGAGCCGCCGCGCAGGATCGAGGCATTGCCGGCCTTGAGGCAGAGCCCGCCGGCGTCCGCCGTCACGTTCGGCCGGGATTCGTAAATGACGCCGATGACGCCCAGCGGCACGCGCCGGCGTTCGATATGCAGGCCGTTGGGGCGGTCCCATTCGGCGAGCGTCGTGCCCACGGGATCGTCGAGCTTGGCGATGTCCTCCAGCCCGCGGGCCATGGCCTCGACCCGGTCCTCGTTCAACAGCAGACGGTCGAGCAGGGCCTTGGTCAGCCCCTTGGCCTCGCCCCCCGCCATGTCCTTGGCGTTTTCCGACAGGATGTGGTTCTGGCGCCGGCGCAGGCTGGCGGCGGCTTGCGTTAGGGCCTTGTCCTTGGCGGCGCGCGGCGCCACGGCCAGCTTGGCCTGGGCGGCGCGGGCGCGGCGGCCGATCTCGGCCATCATCCGGGGAATGTCGTCGGTTTCGTTCGTCATCGTCCTCTCCTCACCGGCGGCGATATGGGGGCTGGCGGACATCAATCCAACACCAGATCGTCGCGGTGGATCATCTCGTCGCGGCCACGATAGCCCAGGATGGCCTCGATTTCCTTCGATTTTGCACCCACGATGCGGCGTGCGTCGGCGGCCGAATAGGCGATCAGCCCGCGCCCCAGCTGGTCGCCCGCCTGGGTTTTCACGGTCACCGCGTCGCCGCGCTCGAACCGGCCCTCGACCTTCACCACGCCGGCCGGCAGCAGGCTCTTGCCCTCGCTGAGCGCGCGCGCCGCGCCGTCGTCGACCACGACCGCGCCACCGGGCTTCAAGGAGCCGGAAATCCACTGCTTGCGCGCGGTCAACGGGTTGGCGTCGGGCAGGAACCAGGTCACCCGGCCACCGGCTTCCATATGGGCGAGCGGATGGTCGTCCAGGCCGTTGGCGATCACCATGCGGCAGCCGGCGGCCATCGCCATGCGCGCGGCGACCAGCTTGGTCACCATGCCGCCCGAACCGTCGTCGGTCATCTTGACCCCGGCCATGGCCTCGATCTCGGGCGTGATGCCGCCGGTCACCACGGGCACGTGGACGGCGTCGGGGTCCTGGTTCGGATCGCTTTCATAAAGCCCGTCCGACGACGACAGCAGCACCAGCGTGTCGGCGGAGACCATGGCGGCCACGCGGGCGGCCAGGCGGTCGTTGTCGCCGAAGCGGATTTCGTCCGTCGCCACGGTGTCGTTCTCGTTGATCAGGGGCACGGCGCCGAGGCGGATGATCTGGTCGATGGTGTTGCGGGCGTTGAGGTAACGGCGGCGGTTCTCGCTGTCGTCCAGGGTCAGCAGCACCTGCGCCACCGTCACGTCGTAGACGCCCAGGACTTCCTGATAGGCATGGGCAAGGCGCACCATGCCGGCGGCGGCGGCGGCCTGGCTTTCCTCCAGCTTCAGCTTGCCGCGCACGGGCAGGCCCAAATGGCGGCGGCCGATGGCGATGGCGCCGGAGGACACGATGACGACCTCCTGCCCGCGGTCGCGCAGCGTCATCAGGTCGGCACCGAGCGTTTCCAGCCAGGCGCGCTTGACGGTGCCGCGCTCCTTGTCGACCAGCAGGGCCGAGCCGATC
This window harbors:
- the proB gene encoding glutamate 5-kinase is translated as MTGTPALADGKRIIVKIGSALLVDKERGTVKRAWLETLGADLMTLRDRGQEVVIVSSGAIAIGRRHLGLPVRGKLKLEESQAAAAAGMVRLAHAYQEVLGVYDVTVAQVLLTLDDSENRRRYLNARNTIDQIIRLGAVPLINENDTVATDEIRFGDNDRLAARVAAMVSADTLVLLSSSDGLYESDPNQDPDAVHVPVVTGGITPEIEAMAGVKMTDDGSGGMVTKLVAARMAMAAGCRMVIANGLDDHPLAHMEAGGRVTWFLPDANPLTARKQWISGSLKPGGAVVVDDGAARALSEGKSLLPAGVVKVEGRFERGDAVTVKTQAGDQLGRGLIAYSAADARRIVGAKSKEIEAILGYRGRDEMIHRDDLVLD
- a CDS encoding glutamate-5-semialdehyde dehydrogenase, giving the protein MTNETDDIPRMMAEIGRRARAAQAKLAVAPRAAKDKALTQAAASLRRRQNHILSENAKDMAGGEAKGLTKALLDRLLLNEDRVEAMARGLEDIAKLDDPVGTTLAEWDRPNGLHIERRRVPLGVIGVIYESRPNVTADAGGLCLKAGNASILRGGSESFHSSAAILDSLREGLKAANLPEDAIQTVPTRDRAAVGEMLRMTDYIDVIVPRGGKSLIERVIQESKVPLFQHLEGLCHSYVNKAADPAMARDVVVNAKMRRTGICGATENILVDRDAAAKLLPGILDGLVQAGCEVRGDADVQKMDARVIPATDEDWDTEYLDSIVAVKLVDDIDDAIRFIGAHGSDHTDAIITSDAAAAEKFINEVDSAIVLVNASTQFADGGEFGMGAEIGISTGKLHARGPVGVEQLTSFKYIVRGTGQVRP